The window GACCCGTATCCAGGGGGAGAGGATCACGCCGGGCGACGGCGCCCTGTGCAGCACCTTGCCGCCGGCACCAAGCCGGAAGAGCGAGTCGGTCGTAGCCACGATGAATGCGCCGCTATCCACCGGGAGCGCCGGAATCCGGGAGGCGCCAAGCCGCCGGCGCCAACGGACGTCGCCGCTCGCTGGATCGAGTCCGACCACCTGGCCTTCCTGGGTCTCGGCGACGAGGGTGCCGCCGATCAGACTGAGTGGGGCACCGACGATGTCCAGCCTGGTCCGCCAGAATCGCTTGCCCGTGGCCCGTGCCATGGCGTAGACCGCGCCTTGCGGGCGGCTGGTGGCGGCGTAGACGGTATCTCCAGCGAGGACCACCCCTCCGGCGATCAGCCCCGAGAGCCGGGCCGACCAGATGGTGTTGCCACGAGTCAGGTCCACGGCATAGACCTTCCGGTTGACTCCGGCGCCGAACAGGGTGTCGCCCCTGATCACGAAGGGCCCGGTCCACCTCCGGCCGGCCTTCGCTGACCAGACCGTCGCCGGTCCTCCGGAGGCCTCGGCCGGCGCCACCGCCGAAGAATGGTGCGAAACCACGGCGCACGCCGCGTTGACGGCCCCCAGGAGGAGGACTAGACTCAACGCTCCGCGTGATTTCCCCGTCTCGACAATGGATGACGCATGGCCACGATCCGGATCAGCGATCTGCGCACGCACGTGGGGGAGACGGTTACCCTGCGCGGCTGGGTCGTGACCACCCGGTCGAGCGGGAAGATCGCGTTCGTGGTCATCCGGGATGGCTCGGGAACGGTGCAAGGTGTCCTGTCCAAGAAGGAGGTTCCGGAGTCGGCCTGGGCGGCGTTTGCCGGGTTGACCCAGGAGACCAGTGTGGCGCTGACCGGCGTAGTACGGGAGGAGGCCCGCTCGCCCGGGGGACACGAGATGTCGGTGACCGGCCTCGAGGTGCTCGGTCCCAGCGTGGACTACCCGATCACCCCCAAAGAGCATGGGACGACGTTCCTCTTCGAGCATAGACACCTGTGGCTCCGCAGCCGGCGCCAGGTGGCCGTCGCCCGGGTGCGCCACGAGGTGGTCCAGGCCATCCGGGACTACTTCTACCAGGAGGGGTTCACCCTGGTGGACACGCCGATCCTGACGGGCGCGATCGGTGAAGAGGCCGGGAATCTCTTTGCCACCGAGTACTTCGATCTGGGCAAGGCCTACCTGGCCCAGACCGGCCAGCTCTACGTGGAAGCGGCGGCCGCGGCGCTGGGCAGGGTGTACTGCTTCGGACCCACCTTTCGCGCGGAGAAGTCGAAGACCCGGCGGCACCTGACCGAGTTCTGGATGGTCGAGCCCGAAGTCGCGTTCAACGACTCCGATGCCAACATGGAGCTGCAGGAGTCGTTCGTGAGCTACATCGTGGCACGGGCGCTCGAGCGGCGCAAGGAGGAGTTGAAGGAGCTGGAGCGGGACACGGCGCCGCTGGAGCGGGTGCGGGCGCCGTTCGCCCGGATCTCCTACACCGACGCGGTGGACCGGCTCAATCAGCTTGGCTCCGACATGCAGTGGGGCGGGGACCTGGGCGGCGACGACGAGACCTTGCTGGCCAAGGAGTACGACCGTCCGCTCTTCGTCTACAACTACCCGAAGCAGGTGAAGGCCTTCTACATGAAGGAGAACCCGGCCGACCCGCGGACGGTGCTGAACAACGATTGCCTGGCGCCCGAAGGCTACGGCGAGATCATCGGCGGATCTCAGCGGGAGGACGATTACGAGCTCCTCCTGGCCCGGATCGAGCAGCAGGGGCTCGACCCGGACGCCTACCGCTGGTATCTCGACCTCCGAAGGTACGGGACGTTCGTGCATTCGGGCTTCGGCCTGGGAATCGAGCGCACCGTGGCTTGGATCTGTGGCATCCCCCATATCCGCGAAGCCATCGCGTTTCCCCGCCAGATCCACCGGCTCTATCCCTGAGCGTTGGCCCTCGGCGGTTCGGCACCCTGCAGCTTCACTTCGTCCCAGAGCAGATCGAGCTCCGCCAGGCCCGCCTCGGTCATCTCGATGCCGCGCTCGGCCGCGAGGCGCTCCATCGCGTCGAACCGGTTTCGGAATTTCCGATTGGCCCGCTCCAGGGCGAGTCCTGGGTCCACACCGGCTTTCCGCGCCAGATTGACGGCGGCGAAGAAGAGATCGCCGACCTCGTTGGTCAGCGCGTCGGTGGCCGGGGCTAAAGCGTTCGGATCGGCGGCCGTGGCGCGGGACCGTCCGCCGCTCCGCCGCAGCTCCTCCTCCACCTCGGTCAGCTCCTCTCGCACCTTCTCAGCCGGCCCCTGCACGTCGGGCCAGTCGAACCCGACCGATGCCGCTCGCTCCTGCAGCCGAAATGCCTTGAGCAGCGGTGGAAGGGTGGGGACAATGCCCGCCAGCGTGCGGCCCCGCCGTTCCCTCCGCTTGATTCGCTCCCACGGCTCCGCCTCGCCCAAGTCGAACAGGTGGGGATGGCGGCGCTTCATCTTGGCCTCGAGATCGTCGGCCACCGCGGCCGCGGTGAACTCCTCCCGCTCCTCCGCGATCACCAGCTGGAAGGCGAGGTGAAGCAGCAGATCGCTCAGCTCACCCCTGATGGCATCGGGCTCGCCTTCACCCAGCGCGTGGTCCAGCTCCAGCACCTCTTCGATTAGATACGGCCGCAGCGTTTCCCGGGTCTGCGCCCGGTCCCAGGCGCAGCGGGCCCGGAGGTCGCGCACCATTGCGAGGGCACGCCCAAGCGCTGAATTCTCTTGCATTTATCCCTCGTGACAGATAAGATACCGCCGCCCTAATATGATCTTGTCTCCCGATACGGCCCGGGCCTGGGTGGATGTCGATCTGGGCGCGCTGGTGGCCAACGCGCGCGCGCTGGCGTCGGTCACCGGCAGTCGGCTGCTGCCGATGGTCAAAGCTAACGGCTACGGTCTAGGGGCGGCTGAGGTCGCGGGGGCGTTGGAGTCGATCGATCCCTGGGGATACGGCGTCGCAACGGTCGAGGAGGGAGCGGAGCTTCGCCGGGCCGGCATCGCCCGGCCGATCCTGGTGGCCAGCCCCATGCTTCCGGAGGCGAGCGAACCCTACCTGGCCCACGACCTCCGACCAGCCATCGGAGATCCCGAGGCCCTGGCCGCGTGGTGCCGGCGTAGCTCCCGACCGTTCCATCTCGAGCTCGACACCGGAATGCATCGCGCCGGCATCCCTTGGGACGATGCGGCAGGGTTGGCGGCAGTCGGCGCGCTGCTGGCCGACGCCCCCGGGTTCGAAGGCGTCTTCACCCACTTCCACTCGGCCGACTCGGATCCTGCATCGACCGAGGTCCAGTGGGCACGATTCGAGGGACTCCTCGCCGCGCTTCCCCGCCGACCCCCGCTGGTCCACGCGGCCAACAGCGCCGCCGCTCTCCGGGGTCGCCGCTACGCTGGCGATCTGATCCGACCGGGCATCTTCCTTTACGGGGGCGCGGCCGGCGGGCTCGAACCGGCCGCGGTGGCGGCCTTTCGCGCCCGGGTGCTCGCAGTGCGCACCGTCGCTCCCGGGGAGACGGTGAGCTACGGCGCCACATGGCGGGCCGGGACGCCGACCCGCGTGGCGACGATCGCCGCCGGATACGCCGACGGCTTCCCTCGGGCAACTCGCGATTGCGAGCCGGGCGCCCGACCGCCGCGAGTGATCGAGATCGGCGGGCGCGCGGCGCCGGTGCTGGGGCGGGTCACCATGGACATGACGATGGTCGCCGTGGAGGGCGACGCGGTAGCCGCCGGCGATGTGGCGACTCTCTATGGCGGACTCGTCTCCCTCGACCAGCAGGCCCGGGCCGCGGGGACGATCTCCTACGAGCTCCTCACTGGAATCGGGTCGCGAGTCCCGCGCCGCTATCGGAGAGCATCATGAATCCCCATTTCGCCTCCCTGGTGCTGGGGCTGGCGCACCAGGCCGAAGCCGCGCTCCAGGGCCAGCTCCCACCGGAGACCGGTGATGCGACCGACGCACGAAAGGTGGCCCAGGCGCTGATCGACACGCTCGGGATGCTGGCGGAAAAGACGGCCGGACGTCTGGACGCTGACGAGCAGCAACTGCTCGATCAGGCACTGACGGCCCTCCGCTTCCACTTTGTCCAGACCATGCCCAAGGCGTGATGCGCCGCGCGGCGATCATCGTCCTCGATGGCCTGGGCATCGGGCCGGCCCACGATACCGCGGAGTACGGCGATAGCGGGAGCGATACCCTGGGCAACCTGGCGCGTAAGGTCGGCGGCCTCGACCTGCCCAATCTCGGCGAGCTCGGCCTCGGCAGGTGCGCGCCTTTGGCGGGAGTCGCGGCCGTAGGCGCGCCGCGCGCGGCGTTCGGGGTCTGCGAGCCGAAGAGCCCTGGCAAGGACAGCACCACGGGACACTGGGAGCTCTGCGGGCTGATCCTTCCTGCGCCGTTTCCCACCTATCCGGCTGGCTTCCCGTCGGAGGTGATCGAGGAGTTCTCCCGCCGGACCGGGCGCGGCGTGCTGGGCAACAAGGCCGCGTCGGGTACCCTGATTCTGGACGAGTTCGGCGCCGAGCATCGGCGCACCGGGAGCTGGATCGTGTACACGTCGGCCGACAGCGTCTTCCAGGTGGCCGCGCACGAGAGCACGGTTCCGTTGCAGGAGCTGTATGCCGCCTGCGCCGCCGCCCGTGAGATGCTGCAGGGCGAGCACGGGGTCTCCCGAGTCATCGCCCGACCCTTCAGCGGCGAGCCCGGCGCCTGGACTCGAACCCCGCGCCGAAAGGATTTCAGTCTGCCTCCACCGGGGCCGACGCTGCTCGACCGGCTGGCGCAGCACCACGTGCCACGCCTGGGCGTCGGCAAGGTGGACGATCTGTTCGCCGGTCGCGGCATCTCCAGCATCCATACGGCCACCAACGCCGAAGCGTACAGTCTGATCGCGAGCGCGCTGATGTCGATGCATCGCGGGCTGCTGCTCGCCAACGTCATCGAGTTCGACCAGAGCTGGGGTCACCGGAACGACGTGGCGGGTTTCCATACCGGGCTGCTCGCCCTGGATCGGGTGCTGCCGCAACTGCTCGATCGGATGCGGGAAGAGGACCTCGTTATCTTTACCGCCGATCACGGCAACGACCCGACCACGCCATCCACCGATCACTCGCGCGAGGTCGTCCCACTGCTGGTCGTCGGCCCCCGGGTGCGGCCGGTTCCGCTCGGCCGGCGCCCCACGTTCGCCGACGTCGGCCAGACCGTGGCCGATTTCCTAGACGTGCCGCCGCTGCCGGCGGGCACGTCGTTTCTGCCTGAGGTCTGGATTGACTGATCCCCTGATGGCCGCGGCGCGGGCCGTGCAGCAGAGGGCCTACGCACCCTATTCGAAATTCCGGGTGGGCTGCGCCCTGGAGGCGGAGGACGGGACGATCGTCGTCGGCTGCAACGTGGAGAACGCCTCCTACGGACTGACCATCTGCGCGGAGCGCGCGGCTATCTGTGCGGCGGTGAGCGCCGGTCTGCACCGCTTCCGCCGCGCGATCGTGGTCTCCGATGCCGACCCGCCTGCCGCTCCCTGCGGCGCGTGCCGCCAGGTGCTGGCGGAGTTCGGGCTGCAGCTTCAGGTGGAGGCGGTCGGCCCGGCCGGGGGGATGACCTGGACCCTCGCCGAGCTCCTTCCGGCGGCGTTCGGGAAGGAACAGCTCACGTGAGGCGTGCCCTCATCGGGCTCGGCACCGTAATCGGACTGGCGGGGGTGCTCACCGCGTGTCAGGAGAAGCTGACCTCGCCGGCCGAGTGCCCGGGTCTCTGTCCCGGCGGCCCGCAGACGCTCTCCGAGTCGGTGCTGGCCCCGCTGGCCGGGTTGGACAGCAGCTTCCACACCTATGTGGCGCCCGGGCAGGGTGTGGCGCTGCTGGCCTCCAGCGGGCTCGCCATCTCGGAGGACCGCGCGGTCTACCGCTTCGTCAGCCTGCAGGACTCCATCGCCGTCCGGGACACCGCGCGGGCCTACGTGGTGGACTCGGTGCTGATCACGCTCAACCTCGTTGCCCGAGACACGCTGGTGAGCGGGCTCAAGCTGCTGCTCTACCGGCTGACGTCCGCGGTGGACAGCACTGCGACCTTCGCGAGCGTCGATCCCCAGACGGTGAGCGCCAACCTCATCGACACCATCGCGGTCCCGGATTCGGTCCACACCGGTGCAATCACCACGATGCTCCGGGGCAGCGAGGTGAGCCGGGTGGCGATCCCGAAGGGGACCGGCGGCGTGCTGGGCATGGGCATTCGTCTTACCGCCGCCGCGCCGACCGGTGTCCGGCTGGGCTCGCTGGCGGGCGGTAACGGCGCCACCTATGTCGCGTATCTGACTGTGGACGTGCCCGACACCACCCAGTCCGTCAAGCACCAGTTCCTGAGTCGCGCCACCACGTTCAACACCTTCGTCACCCAGAATCGCCCGGCTCCCGACCCGACGCTGCTCACGGTAGGTGGCGACTCGTCGTCCCGCTCGATCGTCCGGTTCTCCTTGCCGCCCCAGCTCAGGGACTCGGCCACCATCGTTCGCGCCACGCTGGAGCTGATTCCTGCCCATCCACTGCT of the Gemmatimonadales bacterium genome contains:
- a CDS encoding cytidine deaminase, which produces MTDPLMAAARAVQQRAYAPYSKFRVGCALEAEDGTIVVGCNVENASYGLTICAERAAICAAVSAGLHRFRRAIVVSDADPPAAPCGACRQVLAEFGLQLQVEAVGPAGGMTWTLAELLPAAFGKEQLT
- the asnS gene encoding asparagine--tRNA ligase — encoded protein: MATIRISDLRTHVGETVTLRGWVVTTRSSGKIAFVVIRDGSGTVQGVLSKKEVPESAWAAFAGLTQETSVALTGVVREEARSPGGHEMSVTGLEVLGPSVDYPITPKEHGTTFLFEHRHLWLRSRRQVAVARVRHEVVQAIRDYFYQEGFTLVDTPILTGAIGEEAGNLFATEYFDLGKAYLAQTGQLYVEAAAAALGRVYCFGPTFRAEKSKTRRHLTEFWMVEPEVAFNDSDANMELQESFVSYIVARALERRKEELKELERDTAPLERVRAPFARISYTDAVDRLNQLGSDMQWGGDLGGDDETLLAKEYDRPLFVYNYPKQVKAFYMKENPADPRTVLNNDCLAPEGYGEIIGGSQREDDYELLLARIEQQGLDPDAYRWYLDLRRYGTFVHSGFGLGIERTVAWICGIPHIREAIAFPRQIHRLYP
- a CDS encoding PQQ-binding-like beta-propeller repeat protein, whose amino-acid sequence is MSLVLLLGAVNAACAVVSHHSSAVAPAEASGGPATVWSAKAGRRWTGPFVIRGDTLFGAGVNRKVYAVDLTRGNTIWSARLSGLIAGGVVLAGDTVYAATSRPQGAVYAMARATGKRFWRTRLDIVGAPLSLIGGTLVAETQEGQVVGLDPASGDVRWRRRLGASRIPALPVDSGAFIVATTDSLFRLGAGGKVLHRAPSPGVILSPWIRVGGRLVAGTTDSLVVSIRLADLRPAWRVRVDAPVVGAPAVSGDTVFAVSRRGTLYRITGDSATAAQPIVTLSWPVTAPVTLLGGAILLGGADGTLRAFRPENGRELWRLRLLGPIELSPARLADGMLAIGGNGDIHRYRQ
- the mazG gene encoding nucleoside triphosphate pyrophosphohydrolase, with translation MQENSALGRALAMVRDLRARCAWDRAQTRETLRPYLIEEVLELDHALGEGEPDAIRGELSDLLLHLAFQLVIAEEREEFTAAAVADDLEAKMKRRHPHLFDLGEAEPWERIKRRERRGRTLAGIVPTLPPLLKAFRLQERAASVGFDWPDVQGPAEKVREELTEVEEELRRSGGRSRATAADPNALAPATDALTNEVGDLFFAAVNLARKAGVDPGLALERANRKFRNRFDAMERLAAERGIEMTEAGLAELDLLWDEVKLQGAEPPRANAQG
- a CDS encoding DUF1844 domain-containing protein; protein product: MNPHFASLVLGLAHQAEAALQGQLPPETGDATDARKVAQALIDTLGMLAEKTAGRLDADEQQLLDQALTALRFHFVQTMPKA
- the alr gene encoding alanine racemase, translated to MILSPDTARAWVDVDLGALVANARALASVTGSRLLPMVKANGYGLGAAEVAGALESIDPWGYGVATVEEGAELRRAGIARPILVASPMLPEASEPYLAHDLRPAIGDPEALAAWCRRSSRPFHLELDTGMHRAGIPWDDAAGLAAVGALLADAPGFEGVFTHFHSADSDPASTEVQWARFEGLLAALPRRPPLVHAANSAAALRGRRYAGDLIRPGIFLYGGAAGGLEPAAVAAFRARVLAVRTVAPGETVSYGATWRAGTPTRVATIAAGYADGFPRATRDCEPGARPPRVIEIGGRAAPVLGRVTMDMTMVAVEGDAVAAGDVATLYGGLVSLDQQARAAGTISYELLTGIGSRVPRRYRRAS
- a CDS encoding phosphopentomutase → MRRAAIIVLDGLGIGPAHDTAEYGDSGSDTLGNLARKVGGLDLPNLGELGLGRCAPLAGVAAVGAPRAAFGVCEPKSPGKDSTTGHWELCGLILPAPFPTYPAGFPSEVIEEFSRRTGRGVLGNKAASGTLILDEFGAEHRRTGSWIVYTSADSVFQVAAHESTVPLQELYAACAAAREMLQGEHGVSRVIARPFSGEPGAWTRTPRRKDFSLPPPGPTLLDRLAQHHVPRLGVGKVDDLFAGRGISSIHTATNAEAYSLIASALMSMHRGLLLANVIEFDQSWGHRNDVAGFHTGLLALDRVLPQLLDRMREEDLVIFTADHGNDPTTPSTDHSREVVPLLVVGPRVRPVPLGRRPTFADVGQTVADFLDVPPLPAGTSFLPEVWID